One Cyprinus carpio isolate SPL01 chromosome B25, ASM1834038v1, whole genome shotgun sequence genomic region harbors:
- the LOC109101578 gene encoding dual specificity protein phosphatase 8-like isoform X2, producing MPLNVVISPPENCFWPGIQRTDMRLKIRVHKMRKERKLRGGFAAFSSCFPGLCEGKPVATLPMSLSQPCLPVANVGPTRILPHLYLGSQKDVLNKDLMAQNGITYVLNASNTCPKPEFISESHFMRIPVNDNYCEKLLPWLDKTNDFIDKAKVSNCRVIVHCLAGISRSATIAIAYIMKTMGLSSDDAYRFVKDRRPSISPNFNFLGQLLEFEKGLRLLKALSSGQEKLEQLKELSEPRGEFSSNPEKGRLEAEKNSTELDTKLPSPTSLQQGFNGLNLSAERILDTNRLKRSFSLDIKSVYEPNHCPRLTPAHTEDVPKLCKLDSPEAGEANGVCQYSPISPSLAESPSLFPESSSRPRLRRKSKHNGSSAGSSPVHSHFGHSLPTHKSPSFDDNLKPSLLLSLPTVGTGPMWTKHRDTVQATTPVTPTGEAPWFYSSESMNSNGGGGGVVHFPALGCSSLPGPCEAVRLREKVGEPRDSRGSWHEDAPTSSAADKQFKRRSCQMEFEEGISETRSREELGKISKQSSFSGSMEIIEVS from the exons GCTAAGAG GTGGTTTTGCAGCATTCTCATCCTGTTTCCCAGGCCTGTGTGAAGGCAAGCCAGTGGCCACTCTGCCTATGAGTTTGTCTCAGCCATGTCTGCCTGTGGCAAATGTTGGTCCCACACGAATCCTGCCCCATCTCTACCTGGGCTCCCAAAAAGATGTGCTCAACAAG GATCTGATGGCTCAAAACGGCATCACATATGTGTTAAATGCAAGCAACACCTGCCCAAAGCCAGAGTTCATCTCCGAAAGCCATTTCATGCGAATTCCCGTCAATGACAACTACTGTGAAAAACTCCTGCCATGGCTAGACAAAACCAACGACTTTATTG ACAAAGCCAAGGTTTCCAACTGTCGAGTCATTGTGCATTGTTTAGCTGGCATCTCCAGGTCAGCTACCATCGCCATCGCTTATATCATGAAGACAATGGGCTTGTCATCAGATGACGCTTACAG GTTTGTGAAGGACCGAAGACCTTCAATATCACCCAACTTCAACTTCCTGGGACAGCTGCTGGAGTTCGAGAAAGGTCTGAGATTACTAAAGGCTCTGTCCTCGGGTCAGGAGAAGTTGGAGCAGTTGAAGGAATTGTCAGAACCTAGAGGAGAATTTTCCAGTAATCCTGAAAAGGGTCGTCTGGAGGCTGAGAAGAACAGCACTGAATTGGACACCAAGCTTCCTTCTCCAACCTCCCTCCAGCAGGGCTTTAATGGCTTGAATCTTTCAGCAGAGCGTATCCTAGACACCAACCGGCTCAAACGCTCTTTCTCACTTGACATCAAATCAGTCTACGAGCCCAACCACTGTCCTCGCCTCACGCCTGCGCATACCGAAGATGTTCCCAAACTCTGCAAGCTGGATAGCCCAGAGGCTGGAGAAGCCAATGGAGTATGCCAGTACTCACCCATCAGCCCCAGTTTAGCTGAATCTCCAAGCCTCTTTCCTGAGAGCAGCTCCCGACCTCGTTTGCGGAGGAAAAGCAAGCACAATGGAAGCAGCGCTGGAAGTTCTCCTGTGCACTCGCACTTCGGACACTCACTTCCCACACACAAAAGTCCCAGTTTTGACGACAATCTGAAGCCCTCTCTGCTGCTCAGCCTTCCCACTGTGGGCACCGGGCCCATGTGGACCAAGCATAGAGACACCGTACAGGCCACAACCCCTGTTACGCCAACAGGCGAAGCCCCTTGGTTCTACAGCTCGGAGTCAATGAACAGTAATGGAGGTGGAGGAGGGGTGGTACACTTTCCTGCACTAGGATGCAGCAGCCTTCCCGGCCCATGCGAGGCTGTGCGTCTGCGGGAGAAGGTGGGGGAGCCACGGGACTCGAGGGGCAGCTGGCACGAGGACGCTCCCACTTCCAGTGCTGCCGATAAACAGTTCAAGCGGCGCAGCTGTCAGATGGAGTTCGAAGAGGGCATATCGGAGACACGCTCAAGGGAGGAACTGGGAAAGATCAGCAAACAGTCCAGCTTCTCTGGAAGCATGGAAATCATTGAAGTATCCTGA